The Ruminococcus bovis genome includes a region encoding these proteins:
- the cas8c gene encoding type I-C CRISPR-associated protein Cas8c/Csd1, whose amino-acid sequence MLLQSLVKLYEAWADKGEIEKLGWNPVKISYGISLDEDGNVDEIIHLKTNAPKGNKEIPSLISLPMPVKRSVGFLYDNVTYVFGYDNSNKPDRAKQCFDCFRNVGNKVLENTDDEFSSVIKKFLQKDYSEFENLSDLLTNLNCTENTIDDILNKGANLLLMPLGKFPTDSKAICESWNSYYEHSNAPKGICLVTGKDDHIAKLHPVIKGIRGAQAAGASLVSFNATAFDSYGKENGYNAPVSEYAAFAYTSALNKLVSDNDHRIFAGDTTVVCWTEDGESAYQDVFAGIFNSDDEVKQKDLHDTIVSIVNGNEVKWEGIPLNPSNNFYILGISPNSARLSVRFFIQNTFGKVMENLLKNQQRMEMVKPGFEKFDYIPLWRILGETVNKKSRDKKCKPHLAGDVLNSIINDYNYPSTLYYGILGRISAEQNINWVKASVLKAYLLKNYDSKYKEEITVDYNENSNNKAYLLGVLFSNLEEIQNTANPGIKSTIRDRYFTAASSTPSRVFPILIDLAQNHIKKISNVGAKVNCQKMLTETMSKLGDKFPNRLKLDEKGMFQLGYYQRTQERFTGKEDKE is encoded by the coding sequence ATGCTTTTACAATCCTTAGTTAAGCTATATGAGGCTTGGGCTGATAAAGGTGAGATTGAGAAGTTAGGTTGGAATCCTGTGAAAATATCTTATGGTATTTCATTGGACGAAGATGGCAATGTGGATGAAATTATCCACCTAAAAACTAACGCACCTAAAGGCAACAAAGAAATACCGTCACTTATTAGCTTACCTATGCCGGTAAAAAGGTCAGTAGGTTTTTTATATGACAATGTAACTTATGTATTTGGTTATGATAATTCAAACAAACCTGATAGAGCAAAGCAATGTTTTGATTGCTTTAGAAATGTCGGTAATAAAGTGCTTGAAAATACTGATGATGAATTTTCTTCTGTAATCAAGAAGTTTTTGCAGAAAGATTATAGTGAATTTGAAAACTTATCAGACCTACTTACAAATCTAAACTGTACCGAAAATACAATTGATGACATTCTAAATAAAGGTGCAAACTTACTTTTAATGCCATTGGGAAAGTTTCCGACAGATTCTAAAGCTATATGTGAAAGTTGGAACAGTTACTATGAACATTCAAATGCACCAAAGGGTATTTGTTTGGTAACAGGTAAGGATGACCATATTGCAAAGCTACATCCTGTTATTAAGGGTATTCGTGGTGCTCAAGCAGCAGGTGCTTCGTTAGTTTCTTTTAATGCAACTGCTTTTGACTCTTACGGTAAAGAAAATGGTTACAATGCTCCTGTTAGTGAGTATGCAGCTTTTGCGTATACCTCAGCACTAAATAAATTGGTAAGTGATAATGACCATAGAATTTTTGCAGGTGATACAACTGTTGTCTGTTGGACAGAAGATGGTGAAAGTGCCTATCAAGATGTTTTTGCCGGTATCTTTAATAGTGATGATGAGGTTAAGCAGAAGGATCTTCACGATACTATTGTAAGCATTGTTAACGGTAATGAAGTTAAGTGGGAGGGTATTCCACTTAATCCTAGTAACAACTTTTATATCTTAGGTATCTCACCAAACTCAGCAAGACTTTCTGTTAGATTTTTTATCCAAAATACCTTTGGTAAGGTAATGGAAAATCTTTTGAAAAATCAGCAGAGAATGGAAATGGTCAAGCCCGGTTTTGAAAAGTTTGATTATATTCCACTATGGCGTATTTTAGGTGAGACAGTTAACAAAAAGTCAAGGGATAAAAAGTGCAAACCTCATCTTGCAGGTGATGTGCTAAATTCTATAATCAATGACTACAATTACCCTAGTACATTGTATTACGGTATTTTAGGTAGAATTTCTGCCGAACAAAATATTAACTGGGTAAAGGCTTCTGTACTAAAGGCTTATTTACTCAAAAATTATGACTCAAAATATAAGGAGGAAATAACTGTGGATTACAACGAAAACAGTAACAACAAGGCATATTTGTTGGGCGTATTGTTCTCTAATCTTGAGGAGATTCAGAACACTGCAAACCCAGGCATTAAATCAACTATTCGTGATAGATACTTTACAGCAGCAAGTTCTACACCATCAAGAGTATTCCCAATACTAATAGACCTTGCTCAAAACCACATTAAGAAAATTTCTAATGTTGGTGCTAAAGTTAACTGTCAGAAAATGTTGACAGAAACAATGTCTAAGCTAGGGGATAAATTCCCTAATAGATTAAAACTTGATGAAAAGGGTATGTTCCAGCTTGGATATTACCAAAGAACACAAGAAAGATTTACCGGCAAGGAGGATAAAGAATAA
- the cas7c gene encoding type I-C CRISPR-associated protein Cas7/Csd2, with amino-acid sequence MADVIKNKYDFAVYFDVENGNPNGDPDAGNMPRVDPETGHGIVTDVCIKRKIRNYVDVVKEDEKGYNIYIKSGVTLNAKDKTAFDNFNIDEKSIKEAKKKDGDIDRKIRDFMCENFFDIRTFGAVMTTFVKNGLNCGQVKGPVQFSFARSIDPILPQEVSITRCAVTTEKDAEDKTNTIGNKFIVPYGLYKAEGYISANLARKVTGFSEDDLELLWNAILNMFEFDHAAARGKMAVRKLVIFKHSSELGNAPSYKLFDTIKVHKKDDVEYPRQFSDYDFSVDTDALPDGVECIIK; translated from the coding sequence ATGGCTGATGTAATTAAGAATAAGTACGATTTTGCAGTTTACTTTGATGTTGAAAACGGTAACCCTAACGGTGACCCTGATGCAGGTAATATGCCAAGAGTTGATCCGGAAACAGGTCACGGCATTGTTACCGATGTTTGTATTAAGAGAAAAATTCGTAACTATGTTGATGTAGTTAAAGAAGATGAAAAAGGCTATAACATCTATATTAAAAGTGGTGTAACACTAAATGCAAAGGATAAAACAGCCTTTGATAACTTTAACATTGATGAAAAGAGTATCAAGGAAGCTAAGAAGAAAGATGGCGACATTGACCGTAAAATCAGAGATTTTATGTGTGAAAACTTCTTTGATATTAGAACCTTTGGTGCTGTAATGACTACATTTGTAAAAAACGGTCTTAACTGTGGTCAGGTGAAAGGTCCTGTTCAGTTTAGCTTTGCCCGTTCTATTGACCCAATACTTCCTCAGGAAGTATCTATCACAAGATGTGCAGTTACTACTGAAAAAGATGCCGAGGACAAAACAAATACTATCGGTAACAAGTTTATTGTACCTTATGGTTTGTACAAAGCTGAGGGTTATATTTCAGCAAATTTAGCCAGAAAGGTAACAGGTTTTTCTGAAGATGACCTAGAACTACTTTGGAATGCTATCCTAAATATGTTTGAATTTGACCATGCAGCAGCAAGAGGCAAAATGGCTGTTCGTAAGCTGGTTATTTTTAAACATAGCAGTGAACTTGGTAATGCACCATCTTATAAACTGTTTGATACTATCAAAGTTCATAAGAAGGATGATGTAGAATATCCAAGACAGTTCTCAGACTATGACTTTTCAGTTGATACTGATGCACTACCTGATGGCGTTGAGTGCATCATAAAGTGA
- the cas5c gene encoding type I-C CRISPR-associated protein Cas5c: protein MSIMLEVFGEYAAFNRPELKTERMTYDVMTPSAARGILDSIYWHPGMKWHPDKIYVLSPIKHTNIRRNEVKSKISARNVKSAMLGKKSELYIDAQSDIQQRAALVLKDVHYVIEAHFDMTDKANPSDNPGKFQDIIRRRIEKGQCYNQPYFGCREFPVNFRKWECNYIPTAYPNETKELGLMLYDMEYSHDGEITPTFFNAVLKNGVLDLNDCEVYR, encoded by the coding sequence ATGAGTATTATGCTAGAAGTGTTTGGTGAATATGCAGCCTTTAACAGACCTGAACTAAAGACAGAGAGAATGACCTATGATGTTATGACACCATCAGCAGCAAGGGGTATTCTTGATTCAATCTATTGGCATCCGGGTATGAAATGGCACCCAGACAAAATCTATGTACTAAGTCCTATTAAGCATACTAATATTCGCAGAAATGAAGTAAAAAGTAAAATTTCTGCAAGAAATGTTAAGAGTGCAATGTTAGGTAAAAAGTCTGAACTTTATATAGATGCACAGTCTGATATTCAGCAAAGAGCAGCACTTGTACTAAAGGATGTTCACTATGTTATTGAGGCCCATTTTGATATGACTGATAAGGCAAATCCTAGTGACAATCCGGGCAAATTTCAGGATATTATTCGCAGAAGAATAGAAAAGGGACAATGCTACAACCAACCTTACTTTGGTTGTAGAGAATTTCCGGTGAATTTTAGAAAGTGGGAGTGTAATTATATCCCTACTGCATACCCTAACGAAACTAAAGAATTAGGACTTATGCTATACGATATGGAATATTCCCATGATGGAGAAATCACACCAACTTTCTTTAATGCAGTTCTAAAGAACGGTGTTCTTGACCTTAATGATTGTGAGGTGTATAGGTAA
- the cas1c gene encoding type I-C CRISPR-associated endonuclease Cas1c, with translation MKKLLNTLYITSTEKYLSLDGENVVISENKKECARVPLHNIESIVTYGYNGVSPALMGKCASNNINISFMSRNGRFLANVVGPYCGNVVLRKTQYRLSDNEDYCTEISKNIILGKLYNSRWVIERATRDYPNSLDIPKLKNVSMQIKNSMNSIANCKNTEEIRGVEGEAATRYFSVFDDLILQQKDDFFFHGRNRRPPTDMVNAMLSFAYTMLTSMVTSSLYSVGLDPYVGYLHKDRPGRTSLSLDMIEEFRPVFADRFVLTMINKRIITKNDFLTKENGAVIFTDEGKKKFLQSWQTRKQTEIKHPFLNEKVQWGVVPYVQALLLARYLRGDLDGYPPFMWK, from the coding sequence ATGAAAAAACTACTTAATACATTGTATATAACTTCAACAGAAAAATATCTTTCCCTTGATGGTGAAAATGTTGTTATTTCTGAAAACAAAAAAGAATGTGCAAGAGTACCTCTCCACAACATAGAGTCAATTGTCACTTATGGTTACAACGGTGTAAGTCCGGCTTTAATGGGAAAGTGTGCTTCAAATAATATTAACATTTCCTTTATGTCTCGTAATGGTAGATTCCTTGCAAATGTTGTAGGTCCGTATTGTGGTAATGTTGTGCTGAGAAAAACTCAGTACAGACTTTCCGATAATGAGGACTATTGTACAGAAATTTCCAAAAATATTATACTTGGAAAACTGTATAACTCCAGATGGGTTATTGAAAGAGCTACTAGGGATTACCCTAATTCTTTAGATATTCCAAAACTAAAGAATGTTTCTATGCAAATAAAGAACTCAATGAATAGTATTGCCAACTGTAAAAATACTGAGGAAATTCGTGGTGTTGAGGGTGAAGCTGCAACAAGGTACTTTTCTGTTTTTGATGATTTAATATTGCAACAGAAAGATGACTTTTTCTTTCATGGCAGAAACAGAAGACCTCCAACAGATATGGTCAATGCAATGCTTTCTTTTGCATATACTATGCTAACCAGTATGGTAACATCTTCCCTTTATTCTGTAGGGCTAGACCCTTATGTCGGATATTTACATAAGGACAGACCAGGTAGAACTTCGCTATCCTTAGATATGATAGAAGAATTTCGACCTGTGTTTGCTGACCGTTTTGTACTTACTATGATAAATAAAAGGATAATCACTAAGAATGACTTTTTAACTAAAGAGAATGGTGCAGTTATCTTTACTGATGAGGGTAAGAAAAAGTTTTTGCAATCATGGCAGACAAGAAAACAAACAGAAATAAAACACCCTTTCCTTAATGAAAAAGTCCAATGGGGAGTTGTGCCGTATGTTCAGGCTCTTTTACTTGCAAGATATTTAAGAGGTGACCTTGACGGTTATCCACCATTTATGTGGAAGTAG
- the cas4 gene encoding CRISPR-associated protein Cas4: MIYQDDNVLSISGIQHFVYCRRQWALIHIEQQWEENLLTVSGESMHQKAHDNTFSETRNGVIISRGMQVSSYELGIYGVCDVVEFVPSSEGAIIHNKEGYFKIIPVEYKHGEPKTSDADILQVAAQAMCLENMFCTKIDELNIYYGKTRHREKIPFTDDIRERLVKNIEEMHQLYDRRYTPKVKQNKNCRACSLKNICLPRLTKISSVKGYMSKMLGDEL; this comes from the coding sequence GTGATTTACCAAGATGACAATGTACTGAGTATCTCAGGTATTCAACACTTTGTGTATTGTCGCAGACAGTGGGCTTTGATACATATTGAGCAACAATGGGAGGAAAATTTACTTACTGTTAGTGGTGAAAGTATGCATCAAAAAGCCCACGATAATACCTTCTCTGAAACCAGAAACGGTGTGATTATCTCTCGTGGAATGCAGGTTTCTTCATATGAACTTGGTATCTATGGCGTTTGTGATGTTGTGGAATTTGTACCTTCCTCTGAAGGTGCAATAATCCACAACAAAGAAGGCTACTTTAAAATTATACCGGTTGAGTATAAACACGGTGAACCTAAAACCTCTGATGCAGATATTTTGCAGGTAGCAGCACAGGCAATGTGTTTAGAAAATATGTTTTGTACCAAAATAGATGAACTGAATATTTATTACGGTAAAACAAGACACAGAGAGAAAATTCCTTTTACTGATGACATTAGGGAAAGATTGGTGAAAAACATTGAAGAAATGCACCAACTGTATGACAGACGATATACACCAAAGGTTAAGCAGAATAAAAACTGTAGGGCTTGTTCCTTGAAAAATATCTGTTTGCCTAGATTAACTAAAATTTCTTCTGTAAAAGGCTATATGTCTAAAATGCTTGGTGATGAACTATGA
- the cas2 gene encoding CRISPR-associated endonuclease Cas2, which produces MLVLITYDVSTETPEGRKRLRKVAKECVNYGKRVQNSVFECIMDSAKCFEVKEKLVKIIDKDEDSIRFYYLGNNYKTKVEHFGVNNNNVDVEGVLLF; this is translated from the coding sequence ATGTTAGTGTTAATTACTTATGATGTATCTACCGAAACACCTGAAGGAAGAAAGCGCTTGAGAAAAGTTGCTAAAGAATGTGTAAATTACGGAAAGCGTGTTCAAAATTCAGTTTTTGAATGTATTATGGATTCAGCAAAATGTTTTGAAGTTAAGGAAAAATTAGTGAAAATAATAGATAAGGATGAAGACAGTATAAGGTTCTATTATTTAGGAAATAATTACAAAACTAAGGTTGAACATTTTGGTGTAAATAACAACAATGTTGATGTGGAGGGAGTGTTGCTTTTTTAG
- the cas3 gene encoding CRISPR-associated helicase Cas3' yields MDYLAHKRNETDGKEELLIDHLTVTAEMAKLFAEPFDYGDLMYFVGLIHDIGKYSKEFQQRIRGMDNTVDHSTAGTQLAFRKYRAIMSAFCIAGHHAGIPNLGSKTDGDKSGTLFGKVNNNSISDYSQWEKELVDLQKYAVTEKLPKDEYSRSFLIHMLFSCLVDADYICTENFMIDDNVDRGVYDTIPTLLERLNQYIAKWGEPKSKLNILRTEIQKQCINAKNINENLLTLTVPTGGGKTISSLAFALNYAVQEEHKRDRIIYVIPYTSIIEQNAEVFKNVLGEENVIEHHSNVDFGDDTSKIIKKKQLACENWDAPVIVTTSVQFFESLYSNKPSRNRKLHNIVNSIIIFDEAQMIPSDFIEPCINAINQLTENYNATAVLCTATQPNLDYFFSKIKNIDGYTIPEICSDNQEKYFEEFRRVEFVYDGKLEDDELVEQLRSQDQVLCIVNKKSHADSLFNLLGEDEGNFCLTTHKYPKHRKAQLKEIRGRLAKGLPCRVISTSLIEAGVDLDFKTVYRAIAGVDSILQAGGRCNRENKRSKEESIVHIFDTDKILRLQEKNIGVTRKVLKKYGGKIYTAEAIKDYFGELYYLGKGVKNNTFDIKNIIKSCNVFDFKTVSDDFKLIEDNAKTVYIDNEDSRPLITELRNHNYSKGLLRKLGQYAVNLYDNEYQQLDDVSAIEIIDNDFYVMTNPDYYNENIGIALPDENLGNALMI; encoded by the coding sequence AATGGCAAAGTTATTTGCAGAACCCTTTGATTACGGTGACTTAATGTATTTTGTTGGTCTTATTCACGATATAGGAAAGTATAGTAAAGAATTTCAACAGAGAATTAGAGGAATGGATAATACAGTTGACCATTCTACAGCAGGAACACAACTTGCATTTAGAAAGTATAGAGCAATAATGAGTGCATTTTGTATTGCAGGTCATCATGCCGGTATTCCTAATTTAGGCAGTAAAACAGATGGTGATAAGTCAGGTACATTATTTGGAAAAGTAAATAACAATTCAATTTCTGATTATTCCCAATGGGAAAAGGAATTAGTAGATTTACAGAAATATGCAGTTACAGAAAAATTACCTAAGGATGAATATTCAAGAAGTTTCCTTATTCATATGCTTTTTTCTTGCTTAGTAGATGCTGACTATATTTGTACCGAAAATTTTATGATTGATGATAATGTAGATAGAGGTGTATATGATACAATTCCTACCTTGCTGGAAAGGCTAAATCAGTATATAGCAAAGTGGGGAGAACCAAAGTCAAAGCTAAATATTCTTAGAACTGAAATTCAAAAGCAATGTATCAATGCTAAGAATATTAACGAAAATCTTTTAACATTAACTGTACCTACCGGTGGAGGAAAAACAATTTCTTCCTTAGCTTTTGCACTAAATTATGCAGTACAAGAAGAACATAAAAGGGATAGAATTATCTATGTTATTCCATATACAAGTATTATTGAACAGAATGCTGAAGTATTTAAAAATGTTTTAGGTGAAGAAAATGTAATTGAACATCATTCTAATGTAGATTTTGGTGATGATACAAGTAAGATTATTAAGAAAAAACAACTGGCTTGTGAAAATTGGGATGCACCTGTTATTGTCACTACTTCAGTTCAATTCTTTGAATCACTGTATAGCAACAAACCATCAAGAAATAGAAAGTTACATAACATTGTAAACAGTATTATTATCTTTGATGAAGCTCAGATGATTCCAAGTGACTTTATAGAACCTTGTATAAATGCTATAAATCAGCTAACAGAAAATTATAACGCAACTGCAGTTTTGTGTACTGCAACTCAGCCTAACTTGGATTACTTTTTTAGTAAGATAAAAAATATTGATGGCTATACTATTCCTGAAATTTGTAGTGATAATCAAGAAAAGTATTTTGAAGAGTTTAGAAGAGTAGAATTTGTTTATGATGGAAAACTTGAAGATGATGAACTTGTAGAACAACTAAGGTCACAAGACCAAGTACTCTGTATTGTAAACAAAAAATCTCATGCAGATTCTTTGTTTAATCTTCTTGGTGAAGATGAAGGCAATTTCTGTTTAACAACTCATAAGTACCCTAAACACAGAAAAGCTCAGTTAAAGGAAATCAGAGGAAGACTTGCTAAAGGACTACCTTGTAGAGTGATTTCTACCAGCTTAATTGAGGCAGGTGTTGACCTTGACTTTAAGACTGTTTACCGTGCTATAGCAGGTGTTGATTCAATTTTACAAGCCGGTGGCAGATGTAACCGTGAGAATAAAAGAAGTAAGGAAGAAAGTATAGTTCATATTTTTGATACTGATAAAATTTTGCGATTACAAGAGAAGAACATTGGTGTAACAAGGAAAGTTCTCAAAAAATACGGTGGCAAAATTTATACTGCCGAGGCAATAAAAGATTATTTCGGTGAACTGTATTACTTAGGTAAGGGTGTAAAGAACAATACCTTTGATATTAAGAATATTATCAAAAGTTGTAATGTATTTGATTTCAAGACTGTATCTGATGATTTTAAGTTAATAGAAGACAATGCAAAGACGGTTTATATTGACAATGAAGATAGCAGACCGTTAATTACTGAACTGAGAAATCATAATTATAGTAAAGGCTTATTAAGAAAGCTAGGTCAGTATGCAGTTAATCTTTATGATAATGAATATCAGCAACTTGATGATGTGTCTGCAATAGAAATTATAGATAATGATTTTTATGTTATGACAAATCCGGATTATTATAATGAAAATATTGGCATAGCATTGCCTGATGAAAACCTAGGTAATGCATTGATGATTTAA